Proteins from a genomic interval of Musa acuminata AAA Group cultivar baxijiao chromosome BXJ1-9, Cavendish_Baxijiao_AAA, whole genome shotgun sequence:
- the LOC135594327 gene encoding flavone O-methyltransferase 1-like, with protein sequence MASTKNIQQLTLSEEAGACALRLASSCALPFTLKGAIELRLLDIIVEAGPGAMLSPVEIVARLPTENPQAATMVDRMLRLLAANTVVSCTVQTGADGRPTRKYGAAPICKYLTKNEDGVSMAALALLLQDKIFVDTWHHLKDSVLEGGIPMKTAHGMFLFDYTSSDPKFSTVFNEGMGATPASSSRIYSVSTVASTTWRGSSMSVAMTVQPSK encoded by the exons ATGGCATCCACGAAGAACATCCAGCAGCTGACGCTCTCGGAGGAGGCAGGCGCGTGCGCCTTACGGCTAGCGAGCAGCTGCGCTCTCCCCTTCACCCTCAAGGGCGCTATCGAGCTGCGGCTACTCGACATCATCGTCGAGGCCGGCCCGGGCGCCATGTTGAGCCCGGTTGAGATCGTTGCCCGGCTGCCGACCGAGAACCCGCAGGCGGCCACGATGGTGGACCGAATGCTCCGCTTGCTCGCCGCCAACACTGTCGTCAGCTGCACCGTCCAAACTGGAGCCGATGGCCGCCCAACGAGGAAGTACGGCGCAGCTCCAATCTGCAAGTACCTGACCAAGAACGAGGATGGTGTGTCCATGGCTGCTTTGGCTTTGTTGCTGCAGGATAAGATCTTTGTTGATACATG GCACCATTTGAAGGATTCGGTCCTGGAGGGTGGCATCCCTATGAAGACTGCCCACGGGATGTTCCTGTTCGATTACACGAGTTCTGATCCAAAGTTCAGCACGGTGTTCAACGAGGGCATGGGGGCCACTCCAGCATCATCATCAAGAATCTACTCCGTGTCTACAGTGGCTTCGACGACATGGAGGGGCTCGTCGATGTCGGTGGCAATGACGGTGCAACCCTCCAAATGA